Genomic DNA from bacterium:
CTCAAGCGTGGCCCCGAAGGTGTAGAGGGCGACGGCTCCCTCATGGTGCTCAATCGTCTCGGCGGCAATCTTTTTGGCCTGGTCAAGGCGGCTTCCCTGGTCAAGCAGGGCATTCATGCTGGGGGAATTATCCACCACGATAATCAGGTTGCCATTCTGGCCCTGGGTGGTCAGAAAAGGCCGGGCGCTGAAGAGGGTTAATGCCAGGAGTAGAAGACATTTCGCGATCAGTTTCAGCAGGTCGGTCAGCTCGTATTCCTTGCGCTGGCGCACCACGGCCTCCTGCATCCAGGCATAGGCGGCCCACGGCAGGACGAGCACTTTCCGGTTCAGCAAAAGCAGGAGCAGGAGGGGGACGGCGATAAACAGCAGGCCCCAGAGGGCCAGGGGGTTAAGCAGACTCATGGCCGGCCTCCGCGGGTGAGGATGCGGGTGTTCATGTATTCCGACAGCGTAATCCCGAAATTTTCGCTGGTGATACAGCGGATGTAATCGACGTTCAGCTGGAGGCTGCGGGTTTTGATCTCCGCCAGGTATTTTGCAAACAGGGCGTTATAGCTGTCCCGGATGTTCCGGCCTTCCAGTTTGATCCGTCCCTGACCTTCCAGCTCAATCAGTTCGACGCGGCCGGGATAGGTGAAGTCCATCTCCAGCGGGTCCAGCACGTGGAGGAGGATGACTTCATTCCGGCTGTACAGCAGGCGGCGGATGCCGTCGAAAATGCTGTCGAGATCCCCGAAGAAGTCGCTGATCACGAACACCACCTTGCGGCGTCCGATCTGTTCGGCGATCTGGGTCAGGACGCGCCCGATGGCCGTCTGGTCCTTGGGCGGGGTGTGCGTGAGAAGCCGCGACAGGGTGATGCCCGCTTCCTCGGCGCCGCTGGGCGGCATGGTTTCGACGATGTCATTGGCAAACAGGGTGGCGGCGGTCTGGTCGCCCTGGGCCACCACGGCGTTGGCCAGCGTGACCGCCATGAAGGCGGCATAGTCCCATTTGCGGCCGTGCTTGTGCTCGAACGTCATGGTGGAGCTGATGTCGACCAGCAGGTGGGCGACGAAGTTGGTTTCCAGTTCGTATTGTTTGGTATAATAGCGGCCCGACTTGAAGAACAACCGCCAATCCAGATGCCGCAGATCATCCCCGGGCACATATTGCCGGTGGCCTGCGAATTCAATCGCGAAGCCGTGGAACGGCGAGCGGTGGTTCCCCACCAGGGACCCCTCCACCCGCTGGGACGGCTTGAGGCCGATCGCCGCAATACGTGACACGGCGTCAGGGTTCAAGTATTTGACCAGATGCTGGGGATGCTCCGACATAAATGACCGTCTCCGGACGAGTGTAGGCGAGGTTAGTGTTTAGGCACCACAGCGACAATCTTGTCGATGACTTCATCCGTGGAGAGCCCCTCGGCGCGGGCCACATAGTTGAGCGCGATGCGGTGCCGCAACACGGGTTTAGCCACGCGCGCCACATCATCACAGGAGGGGGCGGCCCGTCCGCTGATGACGGCCATACACCGGGCGGCCATCACGAGGTTGATGGTGGCCCGGGGGCCACCGCCCCAGCTCAGCCAGCGGGTGGCCGCCTCAACGGCATCCGGTGTCTTGATGCGCGTCGCGCGGGTCAGGCGGTTGGCGTACTCCACGACGGCATCCGCCACCGGGACACTGGTGAGGGAGCGCTGGAGGGCCATCAGTTCCTCGCCCGAACAGACCGGGTTGATGTCGCCGAAATTGGCGCTGGTGACCCGGCGCACGATTTCATGCTCTTCCTGCCGGGTGGGATAGCCCACAAACACCTTGAAGAGGAATCGATCCTGTTGCGCTTCAGGGAGGGGATAGGTGCCTTCCTGTTCCAGCGGATTCTGGGTGGCCAGCACCAGGAACGGGGAGGGGAGGCGATGGATGGTTCCGCCTGCCGATACCTGTTTTTCCTGAAGGGCCTCCAGCATGGCAGCCTGTGTTTTGGGCGGGGTCCGGTTGATTTCATCTGCCAGGAGCATGTTGGCGAAGATCGGGCCCTGCAGGAACTTGAACTTGCGTTCGCCAGTGACCGGATCCTCCTGAAGGACGTCGGTTCCCGTGATATCGCTCGGCATCAAGTCGGGGGTGAACTGGATCCGCTTGAAGGAGAGACTCATGGCTTTGGCCAGTGATGAGATGAGCAGGGTCTTGGCCAGGCCGGGAACGCCTTCCAGCAGACAATGACCGCCGCACAGGACGGCAGCGAGGAGTTCCTCAATGACCTCGTCCTGACCGACAATGACTTTGGCCAGCTCGGTTCGGATGCCGGCATGCAGCTCCCTGAAGCGCTTCAGAGGCATTCCGCTGGTTCCAACGGTGGCTTCTGAGGCAGGTTTCGCCGGGGCGGGTGCCGCGGCATGCTTGGATGCCGGAACAGGGGCCGGTTTAGGAGTGGGTGCGGGGGCTACGACCGGTTTCGGGACCGGAGTGGGCGCCGAAGGTGGTTTTGGGGCGGGCGCAGGTGAAGGCTTAGGCGCTGGAGCCGGGGCCGGAGCCGGAGCGGGCTTAGGCGCGGGGGCTGGGGGAGCAGGTTTGGGTGCGGGCGCGGGCACGGGCGCCGAAGGCGGAGTCGGAGCGGCGGGAGCGGGGGCCGAGGTGATGGCGCGAAACTCGGTTCCTTTACAACGGACGCAGGTGATTCCCGCCAGGTCGCTAGCCAGTGCCAGATAATGAGCTCCGCACGAGGCGCACTCTACTTTGATTTCTTCTTCCATTGGTTATTCCTTCTCTTGTGGGGCAGCCCCGGGATTGATAATGGCCCGTATAGCGGCCTGGTCCATGTTCAGTGTCCGGCCATTGACTGTGACCGAAAATTCATTTTGATTCCAGAGGACCGGCCCATTGAGCCGGTCTCCATTGCGAAGCAGTATCACGACATTACGGGAAGCGAAAATAGTGGGGCAGGCGATCAGCCAGGTAATGTTTTCCGTGGCCATTTTTTTCATGCCATCGGGGGTACGAAGCACCAGTTGCTGATCAGTGGCACCCATCAGCGTGCCCTTGTTGCGCTCGTCGTTATTCAACACCACGAGGATTTCACCGGGTTGGAGGTTGACCGCATCGGGAAACCGGTTGGATTGCCCATAGCGGATGGCGGTCACCTCGCTCCAGGGGACGGTGAGTTCGCCGGCGGTAATGCTGCGGAAGGTCAGGGTGTCGCGGGTGGTGCGCGCGAGGATGCCGCACAGGCCGATGCCATTCCGCAGGAGCAGGCGTTGGCCGGGAGCCTGCAAGGGAGGGCGGTCGAATACGAGGCTGGCCAGATTGGTCCAGGAGACCATCTGGTTCTTGTCCAGAATGACCCCGGCGGACGTGAGGCGGGTGATGGGCCGGGTGAGCGTGGCCTTGTTCTGCAGGGTGAGGGTGTCGGCAGAGCCCGGCAGGGTCAAGGCCGCGAAGACGCTCAGAAGGCAGAGGAGTCGGTATGGTGTGGGTGAGTTCATCGTTGATAAATGGGTAGATAACGGTAGGGAGTTCCCATCACCAGAATGCCCCAGGCCGTCGTGAGCGGATCCTCGAAATGGCCCTTTTCCTGCCAACTCGTCAGAATGTGCTGGCAGATTTTCGGGTAGTAGGTTTTCCAGGCGTCACCCCCGTGGTGATAGAAGGCCAACGAGGAATAGTAGTGGCCATACCAGGCCATGCGATCATGCCCTTTGGCATCATAGGTGATGTTCTGGGAGAGGTATTGAATGGCCAGGGGAATGCTGGGATCCTCTTCCAGTCCGCAGGAATAGAGGCAGACGGTGCCGGCCGCCGTCATGCGGGGACTGACTTTGTCAGACGAGGTATAGCCGAAGCCCGTTTGTTTCTGACTCCAATTCTGCTTCACATATTTGATGCCGAAATCGATCGCATCGCGCGGGACATAGATGCCGGTGTCCGAGGCGGCGCGCAAGGACATGACCTGAATCACGGTGACAGAAAGGTCGGCATCCAGCGGGACGGGTTTATAGCGCCAGCCTCCGGCCGAGTTTTGCGCCTTCAAGGTGAGGGCAATGGCTTTGGTCAGGCTTTCGCGGATAGCGGGATTATGGGTCATGCCATAGGCTTCCGCGAGGGCGATGGTGGAGAGCCCGTGCTGGTACATGTCGCCGGTTTGCCCGACAATCAGATAGCCGTTCCCCTGCTGGTTGGTGATCAGAAAATCGATGCCCTTGGCGATTTTGTTGCCATATTTGGCGTGGCCGGGTGTGCCGCCGTTGATCATCAGGGCGATCAGTGACATGGCATTCACGCCATTGCAGGTGCCCCATGACCCGTTGGGCTGCTGGGTTTTCGCCAGCCAGTCCTGGGCGCGCTCAATGGCTTTTTCCACTTGTGGCTCAAGGGGCACTTCGGCATCAAAGATGAATTCAGCCCGGCTGGTGGTGAGGGTGAAGGCCCCCATGACGATGAGGGTCAGGCTGCGCAAGTATTGAGTTAAAAGGGTATTCATTCGGCAAGGTTTTGGAAGTAACGTTTAACATCTTCCGTCATGGAAGGCAGGCTTTTTTCCTGCTGACCCGACAGGAGGGCCTGCCGTTCATTTTTAGTCAGGTTTGATTTCCAGGCTCCCTGTTCGGCGGGGAGGACGCCTGATTCCGTGGTGCCGGCGGCGAGATTCTTGCTTTCGGTGTCCTTGGTGTCCTGTGAGTCCTGGCCGGTGGGCGGACCTGGCTGAGGCGGTTGCCCTGGCTGACCGGGTTGAGGTAGCTGACCCGGCTGCCCGGGTGGCGGGGGTTGGCCGGGCTGACCCGGCTGGGGAGGGGCCCCTTGCGCTTGAGCCATCAGGGCGTTCATCTTGGCTTCCGCATTCTTGATGGCCGAGGCCATGGATTGGCTGGCGCTCTCCAGCGATTTGAGGGCTTTGGCTCCCTGGTCGCTGGTGATCTCATTTTTTGCATTTCCCACATCCTGGGCGGGTTCGGTCATGCTGGCGGCCTGCAGGTCTTTGGCCAGCTGATCCGCCTGATCGGCCCGTTTGTTTTTGTCCGCCGTTTTCTGGGCGGCCTCCCCGGCATTCGCATCGGTGGCTAACGCCTCCTTCTGGTCCTGGGCGGCATCGTCAATCCGCTCCTGCAACGCCTGGAGGGCGGCGAGTTCAGCGGCGGCGTTGGCCAGGGCCTTGAGCGCCTCGGACTGGGCCTGCAGGGCTTTTTCCATTTGGGCCGAAAGGGCTTTCGCCTGTTGAGACGCCGCCTGAGCGGCGGCCTCCAGATTGGCGGCCGCCTTGCTGAACTCGTTGTTTTGCAGGTTATTCTCCGCGGAGCGGACGGTGTCCGCTTCCGCGTTCTGTTGTTCGCCGGCTAAGGCCTTGGCGACCTCTTCCGCCTTCATCATCATGTCCAGGGCCATGTCTCCCGCTTTGGGCGTGGTGGGATTGTCTGCCAGGGTCTGGGCCTGCTTGGCCAGGGCATTCAATTGGGCGGCGGCTTTTTCAAGAGCATTCTTTTTGGCCTCAGCGGCGGCGCTTTCATTTTCCCGGGCATTCGACTCCTTGTCGAGTGAGGCCAGGGCCTTGTTGATTTCTTCCGCGGCCGCCTCCGGTTTGCCTGTTTCAAGTTTGGCGGCCGCCTGGTCCATGGCCTTGGCGGCTTCCGCATTGTTCACGGCCTTCTCGGTGGCCCTCAACTCACGGGCCATATCATCCGCCCGCCGTTGCTGGTCTTCGGTGAGCGCCTTGCCGGCATCGGCTTCGGCGGCCAACGCCTCCACTTCTTTCTTGAGGCCTAACAGTTTGTCGCGTGACAGCAGGTCGGTCCCCTGGCCGACGCCCAGGCGGTTGCCCATTTCAAGCAGCGACCGGGCGATACGCCGGTGGCCCGCCTCGGCGCTTCTCAGATGGGTATGAAGATTGGTGGCTTGCAGTTGGCTGAGTTCCAGGGATCTCAGGACATTCTTCATATCCGTATTGCGCGTCGCCGTCAGCTGGGCGGCGACCTGGCGATTGGAGATGATGTCAGAGGGGGCGAACACATTGCTGATTTCCATTTCACGGGCGAGGCTGTCGAGCTGGTTGCCCGCATCCTTCATGATTGCGTCACTGCGGGCGGCATCGCGCAGGAAATCATCTTCGCCAAAAACCGGCGAGAGCCCCAGGGCCACCACGAGCAGGATCGGAGGGGAAAATTTCACGGTTTCTCCTTAGTGGATAAACGCTGGCGCAGAAGTTCGCTTTGCCGGCGTTCATCCTCGCTGACTTTGCGGAGCAAATCACTGGTCTGCTGTAAGCCGGTCTCGAGAATCCGGCGCAATTCGTCCGGCGTGACGACGGTCACCGGCGCCTGATCCGACTCGCCCGTCTGGGTTTTGGGGGCCGGCCGGTTATCGAGGGCATAGCTGGTAAACACGACCCGCTGTCCGGCGTTCAGGCCGAGCTCGGCCACCGGTTTGATGAGATGGAGGGTCGCCTCCCGTCCAGCAGGTTGTTTGAGAGGGGGGGCAAAGGTGCCTTGCTTGACTTTGACATCGTTATTATTCCGTTGTTCATACACTGAATAATTGATGCCGACCTCCGTGAGGCCGTAATCGTCGCGGGCGAGAATATCGAATACCAGCAGACTGTTGGGGGCGACCACGCTGTTGGGTTTCGGATTGCGCAATTCTATGGTCGGGCTGACGTCCGGCGTAATCAG
This window encodes:
- a CDS encoding DUF58 domain-containing protein, which codes for MSEHPQHLVKYLNPDAVSRIAAIGLKPSQRVEGSLVGNHRSPFHGFAIEFAGHRQYVPGDDLRHLDWRLFFKSGRYYTKQYELETNFVAHLLVDISSTMTFEHKHGRKWDYAAFMAVTLANAVVAQGDQTAATLFANDIVETMPPSGAEEAGITLSRLLTHTPPKDQTAIGRVLTQIAEQIGRRKVVFVISDFFGDLDSIFDGIRRLLYSRNEVILLHVLDPLEMDFTYPGRVELIELEGQGRIKLEGRNIRDSYNALFAKYLAEIKTRSLQLNVDYIRCITSENFGITLSEYMNTRILTRGGRP
- a CDS encoding MoxR family ATPase; protein product: MEEEIKVECASCGAHYLALASDLAGITCVRCKGTEFRAITSAPAPAAPTPPSAPVPAPAPKPAPPAPAPKPAPAPAPAPAPKPSPAPAPKPPSAPTPVPKPVVAPAPTPKPAPVPASKHAAAPAPAKPASEATVGTSGMPLKRFRELHAGIRTELAKVIVGQDEVIEELLAAVLCGGHCLLEGVPGLAKTLLISSLAKAMSLSFKRIQFTPDLMPSDITGTDVLQEDPVTGERKFKFLQGPIFANMLLADEINRTPPKTQAAMLEALQEKQVSAGGTIHRLPSPFLVLATQNPLEQEGTYPLPEAQQDRFLFKVFVGYPTRQEEHEIVRRVTSANFGDINPVCSGEELMALQRSLTSVPVADAVVEYANRLTRATRIKTPDAVEAATRWLSWGGGPRATINLVMAARCMAVISGRAAPSCDDVARVAKPVLRHRIALNYVARAEGLSTDEVIDKIVAVVPKH
- a CDS encoding prenyltransferase/squalene oxidase repeat-containing protein, with the translated sequence MNTLLTQYLRSLTLIVMGAFTLTTSRAEFIFDAEVPLEPQVEKAIERAQDWLAKTQQPNGSWGTCNGVNAMSLIALMINGGTPGHAKYGNKIAKGIDFLITNQQGNGYLIVGQTGDMYQHGLSTIALAEAYGMTHNPAIRESLTKAIALTLKAQNSAGGWRYKPVPLDADLSVTVIQVMSLRAASDTGIYVPRDAIDFGIKYVKQNWSQKQTGFGYTSSDKVSPRMTAAGTVCLYSCGLEEDPSIPLAIQYLSQNITYDAKGHDRMAWYGHYYSSLAFYHHGGDAWKTYYPKICQHILTSWQEKGHFEDPLTTAWGILVMGTPYRYLPIYQR